A DNA window from Archocentrus centrarchus isolate MPI-CPG fArcCen1 chromosome 15, fArcCen1, whole genome shotgun sequence contains the following coding sequences:
- the lzts2a gene encoding leucine zipper putative tumor suppressor 2a, with protein MALVQALPVTVSDHPNPGLDVQQCRPLSSHSPSGPCSGPCGHCSTDTAMGSVSSLISGRTYQERHCRAASEFATKPRRSTPATSCFRLQDNTLRSGSSLEQLLVISNQTQPQAQVLPPPLPTKKQPRPGNSAGAGGGGAVAGAVGGVGGGTNGNFGYVSDEVVVGDWNDNLVLTAASPCSDSEDQRDNRTLNGNIGGPPPKLIPVSGQLEKNMEKVLIRPTAFKPVVPKNRHSVHYLSPRPGGSTLSESQASLNLLLPHGGSSSSSGTSGNGGSSSSNSEGKCNSYSIGRNARSSQSCSMSDSGRNSLSSLPTHSSTGYSLAPSEGSSAGSGSGGQLEPVSGVGRNTSGGSGSHGHSNSDSGRSSSSKSTGSGSLSGRGQPLSDSGSCGHSPPAVEGYEAVVRELEEKLRERDLELQQLRENLDENEAAICQVYEEKQRRCEREMEELRQSCAMKMKQASQKAQRAQQVLQLQVFQLQQEKKKLQEDFSSLLQDRETLERRCATIQREQTQLGPRLEETKWEVCQKSGEISLLKQQLKEIQSELSQKAGDIVVLKAQLREARSELQASQARAQEAQAALRTRSLELEVCENELQRRKSEAELLREKVGRLEEESARLRDVLSSHSGPILPGSATMKGQCMSLSLQQGRAVAGRGGPSPSVYRSGEETHLVWGGESDEAKAQRQNAETVLGLRQQVDRLKAELMYERRTSEEQLSRFDEERRVWQEEKEKVIHYQKQLQQNYIQMYRRNRDLERVMRELSLELENRDMEDYEVRSGSNDIHFEEITATEI; from the exons ATGGCTCTGGTTCAGGCACTACCCGTGACTGTGAGTGACCACCCCAATCCAGGCCTCGACGTCCAGCAGTGCCGGCCGCTATCATCCCACTCCCCCTCGGGTCCCTGCTCAGGCCCCTGTGGGCACTGCAGTACTGACACAGCCATGGGTTCTGTGAGCAGTCTCATATCAGGCCGGACATATCAGGAGAGACACTGCAGGGCTGCCAGCGAATTCGCCACCAAGCCACGCCGCTCCACGCCAGCTACCAGCTGCTTCCGGCTTCAGGATAATACCCTCCGCAGTGGGAGCTCCCTGGAGCAGCTGCTGGTTATCAGCAACCAAACACAGCCTCAGGCTCAGGTTCTGCCTCCACCGCTTCCCACAAAGAAGCAGCCACGGCCTGGAAACTCTGCTGGGGCCGGAGGGGGTGGAGCTGTTGCTGGAGCAGTAGGCGGTGTTGGTGGCGGCACTAATGGGAACTTTGGGTATGTGAGTGATGAGGTGGTGGTTGGTGACTGGAACGATAACCTGGTGCTGACTGCTGCAAGTCCCTGCAGCGACTCGGAGGACCAAAGAGACAACAGGACTCTAAATGGCAACATTGGTGGACCTCCTCCCAAACTCATCCCAGTGTCCGGACAGCTGGAGAAG AACATGGAGAAAGTGCTGATCCGTCCTACAGCGTTCAAACCTGTTGTTCCTAAGAATCGTCACTCCGTCCATTATCTTTCACCACGACCAGGGGGCAGCACTCTGTCAGAGAGCCAAGCCAGCCTCAACCTACTGCTGCCTCATGGAGGATCCAGCAGTTCCAGTGGTACAAGCGGTAACGGTGGAAGCAGCAGTTCCAACTCAGAAGGGAAGTGTAACTCTTACAGCATTGGCCGCAATGCTCGGAGCAGCCAGTCTTGCTCCATGTCAGATTCAGGGAGGAACTCCCTCTCCAGCCTCCCTACTCACAGCAGCACAGGCTACAGTTTGGCCCCCAGTGAGGGCTCCAGTGCTGGTTCTGGGTCTGGAGGCCAGCTGGAGCCTGTGTCAGGCGTAGGCCGAAACACTTCTGGTGGAAGTGGGAGCCATGGTCACAGTAACTCAGACAGTGGACGTTCCTCATCCAGCAAGAGCACAGGCTCGGGGTCACTTAGTGGGCGCGGGCAGCCCCTGTCAGACAGCGGGTCCTGTGGCCACTCCCCACCAGCTGTGGAGGGTTACGAGGCCGTGGTGAGGGAGCTGGAAGAGAAGCTGAGGGAACGAGACCTGGAGCTCCAGCAGCTCCGAGAAAATCTGGATGAGAACGAAGCTGCCATCTGCCAG GTGTACGAAGAGAAGCAGCGCCGCTGTgaaagagagatggaggaaCTGAGACAGAGCTGTGCCATGAAGATGAAGCAGGCCTCTCAGAAGGCACAAAGAGCACAGCAGGTGCTTCAGTTGCAG GTATTTCAACTacagcaggagaaaaagaagCTACAGGAGGActtctcctctctgctgcagGACAGAGAGACACTGGAAAGGAGGTGTGCCACAATCCAGAGGGAGCAGACCCAGCTAGGGCCACGTCTGGAGGAGACAAAGTGGGAG GTGTGTCAAAAGTCAGGAGAGATCTCTCTTCTGAAGCAGCAGCTTAAAGAGATCCAGTCAGAGCTCAGCCAGAAGGCAGGAGACATtgtggtcttgaaggcccagctGAGAGAAGCTCGCTCGGAACTGCAAGCAAGCCAGGCTCGAGCCCAAGAGGCCCAGGCTGCCCTGCGGACACGGTCACTGGAGCTGGAAGTCTGCGAAAATGAACTCCAGAGACGCAAGAGTGAAGCTGAGCTGCTCCGTGAGAAAGTGGGCCGTTTGGAAGAGGAGTCAGCCCGGCTACGTGATGTGCTGTCCAGTCACAGCGGACCTATTCTGCCTGGCAGTGCAACCATGAAAGGGCAATGTATGAGCCTTTCGCTCCAACAGGGTAGAGCTGTGGCAGGACGGGGAGGTCCCAGCCCCTCTGTGTACCGCAGCGGAGAGGAGACTCATCTGGTCTGGGGAGGAGAGAGTGATGAAGCAAAGGCTCAGAGGCAGAATGCAGAAACAGTGTTGGGACTCAGGCAACAG GTGGATAGGCTGAAGGCTGAGCTCATGTATGAGAGGAGGACTAGTGAGGAGCAGCTGTCACGTTTTGACGAAGAGAGGAGGGTgtggcaggaggagaaggagaag GTAATCCACTACcagaagcagctgcagcagaactACATCCAGATGTACCGTCGCAACCGTGATCTGGAGAGAGTGATGAGGGAGCTGAGTCTGGAGCTGGAGAACAGGGACATGGAGGACTATGAAGTGCGCAGTGGCAGCAATGACATCCACTTTGAGGAAATCACTGCCACAGagatataa